ATGGCCAGCGCAGATGAGATTTACATCACGGTCAAGGGCAAAGGAGGCCACGGCGGTCTGCCCGAGCAACTGGTGGATCCGGTCATGATTTCAGCGCATTTGCTGGTAGCCTTGCAACAGATTGTGAGCAGAAGAGCCAATCCTAAGACACCATCGGTGCTGTCGTTTGGGAAGGTTATTGCCAACGGGGCTACCAACGTCATTCCCAATGAAGTATATATTGAAGGCACGTTCAGAACCATGGACGAAGTTTGGCGCGCCGAGGCCAAGCAACACATGAAGAAACTGGCCGAAGGACTGGTGGAAAGCATGGGCGGCACCTGTGACATCAACATCATGGATGGCTATCCTTTCCTGAAGAACGAGCCCCAACTCACCGCCCGCGCCAAAGCCTCGGCCCAAGAGTATTTAGGCGAAGAGAATGTGATTGACCTGGATATGTACATGACTGCCGAAGATTTCGCGTACTACTCCCAAACCACAGACGCCTGCTTTTACCGATTGGGCACTCGCAACGAAGTCCAAGGCATCACCTCGCCGGTCCACACGCCTACCTTTAACATTGATGAGTCTGCCTTGGAGATTGGTAGTGGCTTAATGGCATATCTGGCTATCCAGGAATTGAAAGCTTTGGCTTTAAACTAGAAACTGACTATTTTTTTAATTATCGCAAGAGCCGTTTTTGGCCTGTTTCTCAGAAAATAGGCCAAAAACGGCTCTCTTTTTTATACCCTGCCTGACTAAAAGCTTAACTACTCTTTCTCTCTCTTTCGTTGTCATCCTGAAAGGATCTTGTGAGCGAGCAAGCCAAGCCCTAGCCATGCAACAATAGGCTATCTCCAAAATAGCTTCACCTATTTTCTCTTTTAGCAAAGGTCATTACAGCTTGCCCACAAGATCCTTTCAGGATGACAGGAGTAGAGGAAAGGAGTAAATGAGGAGGAAGAGTAAGGCGCGCTTAGTCATTTCTTAACCGAAATATTTTTCATAAGGCATGGAAAGAGACTCTACTTACAGATAGGCTAAATGCACTTTCGTTTTTGGGCTGCTTTCAAGAAATCAGGTCAAAAATGATTCAAAGTTGCCTTGATTCAGACATTGTGTCATATTTAGAATTCTCTTATTCTTTAAATACGGACGTATTGACTTGTTTTTAGCTTAATTTTCAATTGGTACAGATTTTACTGATAAGAAAGTATCAACTGAAAA
The nucleotide sequence above comes from Nibribacter ruber. Encoded proteins:
- a CDS encoding M20 metallopeptidase family protein, yielding MQDLKDQIRSLAQQYAQDTVATRQHLHQHPELSFQEHETSAYVFAKLQNMGLEPQRMTETGIVVLIKGQNPEKATTALRADLDALPILEQNEVAYKSTNEGVMHACGHDVHTSSLLTTARILSELRDQFEGTVKLIFQPGEEKFPGGASLMIKEGVLQNPAPQSIMGQHVFTPLEVGKVGFRSGMYMASADEIYITVKGKGGHGGLPEQLVDPVMISAHLLVALQQIVSRRANPKTPSVLSFGKVIANGATNVIPNEVYIEGTFRTMDEVWRAEAKQHMKKLAEGLVESMGGTCDINIMDGYPFLKNEPQLTARAKASAQEYLGEENVIDLDMYMTAEDFAYYSQTTDACFYRLGTRNEVQGITSPVHTPTFNIDESALEIGSGLMAYLAIQELKALALN